Genomic DNA from Pseudochaenichthys georgianus unplaced genomic scaffold, fPseGeo1.2 scaffold_549_arrow_ctg1, whole genome shotgun sequence:
acttatatactaacaaaggactggctcctctaaagccagctgagtagcacttgagatgcttggctctatgaagcctgatgtactttatgattctgttttcttcaaggttgtgtcttcctggtcgaacgcacttattgtgagtctCTTTGGgtaaaagcctcagctaaatgtgatgagatgtaattttgagaaaacgacctttaaagattgcagcgaggcgctagctaaaccctgcTGTTCtctggatgacagcttgcgcctcgacgcactccgtgaaggcatttcatgttcggggtcatttgtataaccttgcttcgtgcaagtgacaattgtcgtcttctctgtgaacgtttttatcgctgttcttttgccattttgagatttaaatttcCATGGGAAAGCTAAAcgaggaagtgttttagcacaccacgtgacgaatctgaacgaatcacgttgtcagaaattgacaccagccaatgaggtTTCGTTGAAGTGTCAGGGGTGAGcgaagcaggacccaaacgcagatttCTCAGAAAAagcacctttatttcaaggctataaacAAACAGAACTCTTCCCCGTGAACAACgtcaaacaacaacaaggaactcacaaagactaacagaaaacacagaacctaaatgcacacatgactaatcaaacaaccaagagacaggtgagcaggGTAATCAGGGCGGgaacacagacagaaagcaacagGCAACACTTTTCaagataaaacaggaaaccaaagacagaacaagacagaacacagacagatcgtaacATTAAGACCCTTTGGTGACGCaaacagacaaactatagtaaaataaacacctcaatgtgtattttgtacgttttccttccaaaagcctgaaagaaaacatgttatggaatcaaaatagcacaacatctcaaaaatgaccagtgcatgaaaaacTATGTGTTTGCCGTGCCTTAAGCCCAAGACCCCCGAACCCGACCTCGGTGAAAGGCGAGATCTATctattgcagaattgagtgaaaaAGACGGCCCGGACAGGCCTTTTATGACAGGCCTTTTATGTCGGCtaattgcatctgaattacATCAAATCATTTGGCGCAACTTCCAATTTGATTAAACCAAGAACACAACATAACTAACAAGTCAAAAaggataaatatatatatttacatcaTTTTAAGTTTCCTTCATTACAATCCTAAATATAAACGTATGTTATTTTCCATTTCTTTGAGTGAATGAGTAAATTATTTTGTTGACAGCAACAACAGAGAAAGAAACAACATCTTGCAGTGAGCAGATAACTTCAAGGGCCATTTTAACTGTGAGGCTTATCCACTGCAGCTTCATGCAAGGGCCGAAACTACAACATCTGCAAGCAACAgcatctgagggcttcttaagatgtaataaactatgaatgtttcatatccatgtaacgggaagaaactcagctaactgatctttttttttttttaaaccacaaagctaacgctgagcctctagATTAGCCACGAGCGAAAACATGCTAACTACGGTTGCACAGCAAACACGGTAtaaccagtgttgggaaagttcactttctacatgaactagttcagttcacagttcacacattttaaaatgaactagttcagttcatagttcataattcaaaatgttgaactaaagttcatggtttcaaaaatgaactaatttatagttcatagttcttttttcaataagttgctgcgagctattatttgtctcctgtacgatgttaatgggccatttcaatttttacaatatcctcagagggccgtacaagttattgacctctgcttaaaaaaactaaaatcacagctcattcatttcattctgtgcaaagaaaaagcagcctctgaatccagatatctcaccatgactcgcgtatgcatgcacgtgcacggtgtggcgtgaccaccaacacagaaagatatggacacaagatgtgtgcaaatgtatttagtttcctatccatgtgaacatgctttaagtgggggggggacctaacctcctctagaggggtccggggggcatgctcccccgggaagatttttttttaaatgttgaagttgaaagcatcaatctggtgcactttgagagcaacattaggagatctatggacacatcgctcaacacccaaacacaactggaagcagattttcttttaatttatggatatttgacaaatcactcccctttcaaactgtattcttctttattaataactgtcatatagtattttatacctgtttactttattctcttgttttttttataactataatgatcatataaagatgtgcctttacctcactggttgtagacaaagcttcttatattcgttagcatagctagctaaccagatgctaatgataacaacacagttattgactgtatgacagatgagcagatcgccactgggctttcaactaaagacacagacacgcagaaactgcggcatgtgtatggacttatcggtactgcaatttctgaagtgctggagtggcgttctggtgctctccgtcagaactgcacccctgtcagtcgagacatataccacgtgatgacacgttaggctcgtgttgtgttcaaggaccctgaccttggccaggaaaaacagacactcgcttgtttaatttttttgcggtctagatttctttcattttttattttttgcgtgtgtttataaattacctcgagagccgtaccaaattgtctcgcgggccgtatacggcccggaggccggaggttccccacccctgccgtagagtctcactctgagcgagtgctgctgcagctgctctcggcttcgtccatacttcattcaatgctcgccggttccgcggttccacattgtttcttgtgaggagtctgatatatttagtatatttatattttagtgcgacagccaggggtgacaggcgcgtacgcgtcacaggcagcttgctgttgccagattgggtggttttccgcattattttgaagcctgtttacggtgtgttttaactgggttttcggctgaaaggcatatgaaatctggcacacttttgaacgccgttataatacagtgctgagaatgaacgcacttttgaacgccgttatacagtgctgagaatgaacgcgttctcaattacgttcatctagcggaaatacagtacgttcagttcacgttcgcccaaaatatgaacgcgttcatgaacgatcgttcattgaacgcgttcaggtacatcactgggtataacacccttattacttatcgtaacggCATATCCAACATATCGATTAGCATCGTGAGAAGACACAGAATCGATAagtatatatatcatcactcCATGATAAGAAATTGCAAACTTAttaacaaaaacagacatcaaaacacgtGGCGGTAGGTCGCAAAAACGGGAATATGTCTTACCACTGTTGTCtgatcaaaagtggtcttcaatggcattacaacgatgaaaacgctgctgaagttaatccaatgtgtctctttgaaatgatttctgatcatCCATAAGCAACAAACCTACTTTtccgttttcagatttcagagcgtGAGACAGGTTTTGATTTGGGGAAACTGCATGCGCAGAGCCCCCACTTTTTTTGGGTAAcgttgctgtgtgtgtggaaatgccCCTTcaattatattggctctaacggtcaaaaagagatgtcaatcataaaaatcgaccaatggattccagagaaacggcaaaaacgtccatttccacccaaatggccccagaggtggagtttattttgctaaacctctctaaaaaggtcaaatgtctcttgttacagggtacttattatatgttaagctattagtctactaacccatcatccaagggtagttttcactataagtaaaaatatatatttggacgcacactataatttaccatgttcaatctgaattgactttaaagtaaaaaacatctatattgattctgacttttctacatccaactcacaggtttatcattactttgagaaaatattattaatgttccccttttagaagatatggtcctttgttctgggaatgtcattttcgagcctgagacctgaaaaacaggctcagggcctAACTGGTTAAAACTGGTTATTTTAACACAAttcttacaaataaaaaattctAACAACATTCTTTATCCATGCATAAACCAttggtgcgttcacaccggacgcgatgggAATGACGCGATAGTCAATCAgtggtgaggatctcagcctgccgtcactgacgttgaatcaaaaaacaaaacatcagccgttagctgattgcactcacagctcctcatgtctgttcagaaactggacaaaagttaaacaagaacaaaccacagactgtctgtgtcatggagaacacAGTCGCTGTTGTGTCTGTATCAtgttgttatgagtgtggacggagcatatATTATACaacgttagtttagcctgatcgatccgatctccatttaaaaggttgttcgcctgccgtctgtctgcagacttgtcaacttactaaccggtatcagtatgttgtgatcaacctgatctcaccagaatgcgtgacaccaccacgacttcttaacaccacaatgcgtggtggagtcacgaactttgttacatgtgcgtgtcggcaccacgcaaacaaccccaatgtaaagtgaatgaggctcctttgtcgtggtgcacacacgcatttctacaacgtcctgcagtgagcttttattctataaaacgtttttttaaatctactttatagcttgtagtaactgtttgaaattaaaatcaatgttgatatggcgtaatttgaattaaatacactatttaatttaaatcagttttattttgaaaaacctgaagttcactaactattaacttaatacttttattctgaaaatgcttcacttccagttagcattagcatgtggcgtaATGCTGCATTtccaaaccgtgaatcgaaggtgaaatgacatgtggtgttgtacactgagcacactgggtttagcactcatgtattgccgctgaataacgtttattagggaatgtttaaataaccacagacaccagaatgatgtaatttaacaatagaacaaggcaggaattgcattggaccccgacgacgccggccactaggagaagacctcagatgacaacaggaagagcaagccaaggattgacctcttcctcctgctgacctggactgaccgggcggatgaggagagcgcctccactcgcacatttcattttgtacaccaccgcatcttttgtgtaattaaatgctgttaacttttataagcttcccttgactcttttcagtctctcctgccttcagggttcTAGAATTCACTAACATAACTCACAGGAGACttcttttatttttcgtcagaatgtaaaaattacattagttgtgcaggagcttaagtttcactttcgatggcATTTTATAGCCCAGAGCAACACCTTCAtctcacatgttgccacttgtttgtaccattttcaggcgatttgtaatctgttctagaaaaacgatgcgttttttgatatttgtggagttaggtggtccgcgagtgtttttttttagtggttaagtgtccttggtatgaaaaagtttgagaaacactgctctacatGGATGTTTGTGTGGTGCAATCAAACAGTGTTGGGATCAGCTGTCTCTGCGGCAGCTCAGCAGCCTCTTCAATAAGTGAACACCTCCTTTAACTTCAGTCCGTACACCACGGGGTTCAGTACAGTAGGTAGTAGCATCAGCATGGAGGTGATGAGGGTGGAGTCAGATTCTCTGTTGCTCTGCAGGCGGCGAAGCATCAGATCTAAGCAGATGTTGATGGAATAGTTAAAGAAGCCGAGCAGGTGAGGAAGACAGGTTTGTAGAGCTTTGCTGCTGAAGCTACGTGAGCGCCGCAGGCAGATGAAGAGGATCCTAGCGTAGGAGAAGAGAATGAAGGCGGCCGGGAAGACAATAACTGCTGTGATCAGCAGAATGTATATTCCACTcagctgtgctgcagcaccaccGCAGCTCAGGCTCACAAGGCTGTAGATGTCGCAGTAGGCCCTGTTGAGCTGCGCCCTGCAGATCGGTAAGCGGCTAGCCAGCAGCGTTGTGACTCCCACTAGAATAACAGGCAGCATCCAGCAGAGAAGCAGCATCAGCACCACCTTGGCAGGAGTTACCAGCACAGCGTAGTGCATCGGGTGGCAGATGGACAGGTAGCGGTCAAAGGCCATGGCCGACAACACGAAGAAGCTAGCTCCACCAAGAGAGGAAAGTAAGAAACCCTGGCACAGACACATAGTCCGGGACACCTGCACCAAGCCGGCGCCGGACAGCAACAGATCAGACAGAAGTTTGGGATAAAACACGGTGCTGGCTGTGAGAGAGTTCAGCAGAAATGATGCCACGAAGGCAAACATGGGCCGGTGAAGAGCTCGCTGCGAACAGATGATATAAATCACCAGAGAGTCACTGAACAACACGAAGAGGTACAGCAACAAAAACACGAAGAATAAGAGCGAGCTGTGGCCAGACATCGAGGAGAAACCGACCAGCGTCAGGGACGAGGTCACGTTAAACCCTGCTGACGTCATGAGGAGACCCCACCAAACAACACGCTGTGACCTcaggtcaacaacaacaacaacagagctAACCAACCTGTTGACATCTAAATAAAGGATATAACATTAGTTTATATCACATTGACATATACAGTAGTAATAAGGAAACTGGAATATTTAGAacacacatttatttaacattcataTTTAACACGTGTATTCATAGAATATGAATTCACAGTTAATTAATCAGATACTAAAATATCTGCTTTAACATTAATGTATAGGTCAATGATAAATATCTATCACGAATCAGAAACAGGCAAAAGCATCATCGCAAGGAACACGAAAAATGAGAAACATGACATTAATATATGTGAAATTAGTCATAAACCAGCAGAACAATCATCACAAGGAACACGAAACATGAGGAGAAACGGACCTGAATCCACCTGTTTAAATATTAATACATACCATTATGCATCACCACAGTGAACCATTGAATGTACGTGAACACGAAACGTGAGAAAcatcaacaaatgtgttaatacaTACACAGAACATTAATAGTTATAAGATTAATCATTAAAACAGagaaactgacctgagaccagctggtgaaacattaatgtagatatgatgaagcacgtacagacagagacagcatctcagtgaacatgaggagaaactgacctgagaccagctggtgaaacattaatgtagatatgatgaagcacgtacagacagaggcagcatctcagtgaacaagaggagaaactgacctgagaccagctggtgaaacattaatgtagatatgatgaagcacgtacagacagagacagcatctcagtgaacatgaggagaaactgacctgagaccagctggtgaaacattaatgtagatatgatgaagcacgtacagacagaggcagcatctcagtgaacaagaggagaaactgacctgagaccagctggtgaaacattaatgtagatatgatgaagcacgtacagacagaggcagcatctcagtgaacaagaggagaaactgacctgagtccagctggtgaaacattaatgtagatatgatgaagcacgtacagacagaggcagcatctcagtgaacatgaggagaaactgacctgagtccagctggtgaaacattaatgtagatatgatgaagcacgtacagacagaggcagcatctcagtgaacaagaggagaaactgacctgagtccagctggtgaaacattaatgtagatatgatgaggcacgtacagacagagacagcatctcagtgaacaagaggagaaactgacctgagtccagctggtgaaacattaatgtagatatgatgaagcacgtacagacagaggcagcatctcagtgaacatgaggagaaactgacctgagtccagctggtgaaacattaatataacattaatgtagatatgatgaagcacgtacagacagaggcagcatctcagtgaacatgaggagaaactgacctgagtccagctggtgaaacattaatgtagatatgatgaagcacgtacagacagaggcagcatctcagtgaacatgaggagaaactgacctgagtccagctggtgaaacattaatgtagatatgatgaagcacgtacagacagaggcagcatctcagtgaacatgaggagaaactgacctgagtccagctggtgaaacattaatataacattaatgtagatatgatgaagcacgtacagacagaggcagcatctcagtgaacatgaggagaaactgacctgagtccagctggtgaaacattaatgtagatatgatgaagcacgtacagacagaggcagcatctcagtgaacatgaggagaaactgacctgagtccagctggtgaaacattaatataacattAATGTAGATATGATGAAGCACGTACAGACAGAGGCAGCATCTCAGTGAACAAGAGGAGaagctgacctgagaccagctggtgaaacattaatgtagatatgatgaggcacgtacagacagagacagcatctcagtgaacaagaggagaaactgacctgagaccagctggtgaaacattaatgtagatatgatgaagcacgtacagacagagacagcatctcagtgaacaagaggagaaactgacctgagaccagctggTGAAACATTAATGTAGATATGATGAAGCACGTACAGACAGAGACAGCATCTCAGTGAACAAGAGGAGAAACTGACCTGAGTCCAGCTGGTGAAACATTAATGTAGATATGATGAAGCACGTACAGACAGAGGACAGCATCTCAGGGAACAAGAGGagaaactgacctgagaccagctggtgaaacattaatgtagatatgatgaagcacgtacagacagagacagcatctcagtgaacaagaggagaaactgacctgagaccagctggTGAAACATTAATGTAGATATGATGAAGCACGTACAGACAGAGGCAGCATCTCAGTGAACAAGAAGCTGTGAAGCTGCTTTTATCACCATCcttcttcctccgtggagatCATTGTATATTCATTAAAGGTCATCTGCCAATCACAAATATCTTGTTGTTTGGAATGGCAGGTTCTGAGAAGGCAATGTCAAGTTAATGTAAAACAGACATAAACATCTTCAAATAGTAAAAACTACTCATATGCTAAAACCTCTCGTTCTTAACACAGACTATATTCAGGGTCGATATGGGTTGAACTGagattcccacacacacactttaagatGTTCTGATACGCCCGACCGATACAAAGCACGGCTTTGAAGGAAAGGATGAAGTCACTAATCATGTAGTTGCTTTGAACTGTTCTTTGGTAAGTGTGCAGAGCAATGGTGATTTGAAGGTTGAATATTTGTGTATATATTAATGATTAATGTAAATTAATTCCAGTTAAATGTAACTATTAGGAAGACGGTTCTGTTTGTAATTCTTTCTGTTTTCATTGTGTTATTTGGTGGCATCAATGTGTGCATGTGATACAGGAGCAGTGTCTTTCGGGCCTCGTAGCCCTTAAGGTCAGAATAAAGAGATCCTCGACCACGCACCGCATAGAAAGGTTCAACCTGTCTGGGAATGGATGCAAAACATCTGTTGTCTCATTATCATCTATTTGCTGAGGTTTGGTTTTGAGTCCAAACGTGTTAAAGCAGGAACACGTGCAGCGCTGTGGGCCGCCGGTTAGCATCTGTTCCCTTCATGAGCACATCCAGTGTGACTGACATCCAATTAACATTCATGGCAGAGCACACATTTAATTAACCAGAAAAACCCAATCTTTCACTTATTCGGGATGGACATGATCCTCAGAGACGTTTAATTATATTTCAATCATCCGTCTTTCTTGGTCATTGTGCAATATTACTCATTATGAATAAAACACACCAGGACACAGCTCTTCGGGTCCCGCGGGGAAATACCCGTTGTGTCCTCGTTACGGCCTCTAATGTAATCTGACTGGCAGCTCAACGCCCTCTCTCAATCACTGTGCTGGACAAAGACGACAACTCCACTCATTTACTACAAAAAGCCAACGTTAGACAGCTAGAAATGCTTTTGATCAAAGCATATGCAGGACCCCAGTGAGCTCCAGAGTAGGTGCATAGTTTTAGGGAACCATATTAATGATAAAATAAATCACTTGAATACAAAAGTAATGATTATAAATCATTTTTAGTGAGAAGCAAGCTGCAGCACCTCACTTTCTAACCCAGGAAAAGTGCTTTAAACCTGGGGGAAAGTCTTCTGAATGTGGGGGAAAGTGTTTTAAAAATAGGAGGAGAGTCACTAACTGTTACCCAGAGAACAGGCTGCAGTGTGTCAAATATTAGGAACCATCCCATGGTTGGTGTGCCAATAAGGGGGAACTTTCCCTTACTAATGTTCCCTATCAAACGTTCAATAGCTAGCTTACATTAGCTTTCTAAAAACACGAACATTTTGGAGGACCGCCTCAGCCCAGCTGTATTCGAGGTGTTATTGAGGTGTTAATATGAGGAGATTATCCCGCTGAACTAAACGTATAAGAATCATAAACATTTGTTTAACCATCCCGTTGTCCCTCGGGTCAGGGGGACCCTCCGTGTAGCGTAGCTCTCCACGTCGCCCCTCCGCAGCCCTCGGGGTCCGAGCGACCCTCCTAATCCTGCTCTTCCTcgttctcctcgtcctcctcccccATCATCCTTCGCCAACCGGTCCGCAGCCCTCTGGGTCCGAGCGACCCACCCCTTCGTCCTCAGCCTCCAGTCCCTTCTAACCCTCCGCCTCCCCGCCGCCCTCCGGGTCCGAGCGACCCTCCTCCCTCCTTCACCGCCACCAGCACCACCGCCGCATCCACCACCACCCCGTCTAGCCTGGCTCTCCGCAGCTTCCCTCCGCAGCCCCACAGGTCCGAGCGACCCTCCTCCCTCCTTCACCGCCACCAGCACCACCGCCGCATCCACCACCACCCCGTCTAGCCTGGCTCTCCGCAGCTTCCCTCCGCAGCCCCACGGGTCCGAGCGACCCCCGGGTCAGAGCGACCCTCCTCCCACCGCCACCCCGTCCCGTCTGGCCTAGCTCTCCCCGCAGCTTCCCTCCGCAGCCCCACGGGTCCGAGCGACCCTCCTCCCTCCTTCGCCGCCACCCCGTCCCGTCTAGCCTAGCTCTCCCCGCAGCTTCCCTCCCACGGGTCCGAGCGACCCTCCTCCCTCCTTCgccgagcagcagcagcaccgcGGCCAACCCCGGGTCAGAGCGACCCTCCTCCCTCCTTCGCCGCCACCCCGTCCCATCTAGCCTAGAAGGGCAGGAACGTGGTTCTCTTGAGCACGCGGCACACGGGGCCCCCCGAGATCAGCGAGCGCGCCGACTACAACCGCAACGTGGAAAACCTGGACAAGGTGATCGGCGCCTGCAGCTGCAGGAGGATGACCGCGCGCTGGCCCCTGGTGGTCTTCCACAACATCCTGGACGTGTCCTGCTACAACGCCTTTGTCGTGTGGCGAGAGCTCAACCCCGGGTGGATGCCCGGGAAGCGCAACAAGAGGAGGGTGTTCCTGGAGCGGCTGGGCAAGCGCTGGTGGCTCCGTTCATCGAGAGGAGGAAGCGTCTCCCTCGCACCTCGGCCGCGGTCGTGAAAGCCGTCCGCGCGGAAGGAGCTCGCGAACGGGCCAGCTGTGGCGGCGGCGGAGAAGGTGGTAACGGTGACGCAGGCACGGACTCTGCGCGCACGGACTCCCCGCGCACGGACTCCccgttctcctcctcctccgcgtCCCGGCCCCGTGCCCAGGCGAGCAAGAGGTGTCAGATCTGCCCGTCCAAAAAGGACCGTAAGACGCACGCGGTGT
This window encodes:
- the LOC117443162 gene encoding olfactory receptor 6N2-like — its product is MTSAGFNVTSSLTLVGFSSMSGHSSLLFFVFLLLYLFVLFSDSLVIYIICSQRALHRPMFAFVASFLLNSLTASTVFYPKLLSDLLLSGAGLVQVSRTMCLCQGFLLSSLGGASFFVLSAMAFDRYLSICHPMHYAVLVTPAKVVLMLLLCWMLPVILVGVTTLLASRLPICRAQLNRAYCDIYSLVSLSCGGAAAQLSGIYILLITAVIVFPAAFILFSYARILFICLRRSRSFSSKALQTCLPHLLGFFNYSINICLDLMLRRLQSNRESDSTLITSMLMLLPTVLNPVVYGLKLKEVFTY